The Desulforegulaceae bacterium genome has a window encoding:
- a CDS encoding acetyl-CoA hydrolase/transferase C-terminal domain-containing protein: MDFSAEYKKKCVEASEAVKVVKSGDIVDYGFFNGRPVVCDKALADRHEELKDVLVHGAVTLPPVPEVVQKPGSFIYHDLQFSKISRVLQKDYNLCYYYPIMYHQAPSWFRDKIAPKRNVVICSVCPMDKSGYFNIGPHNSASLAAMEESDYVIVEVNKNMPVSLGGAEESVHISEVDFIVEAPADLTLVDLPVPEASDADRKIAEHIVGFIKDGSCIQLGIGAMPSVVGKIIAESDLKNLGGHTEMLSDAYVDMIESGRMNGKMKKFDKNRVPYTFALGSKRLYDFIDNNPAAASYPVNYTNDPRIIAELDDFVSINNALQVDLYSQVNAESLGISQVSGNGGMWDFVIGAQWSKNGKSFICLTSTFKNSKGEEKSRILPVFEPGSIVTIPRHQVDYIVTEFGAVQVRAQSTWKRAELVISIAHPDFREDLIKEAEKMKIWRNSNKK; encoded by the coding sequence ATGGATTTTTCGGCAGAATACAAAAAAAAGTGCGTTGAAGCGTCAGAAGCTGTAAAAGTAGTGAAATCGGGAGATATTGTTGACTATGGCTTTTTTAACGGACGTCCGGTTGTCTGTGACAAAGCTCTTGCAGACAGACATGAAGAATTAAAAGATGTTTTAGTTCACGGAGCTGTAACCCTTCCCCCTGTTCCGGAAGTTGTTCAAAAACCCGGCTCATTTATTTATCATGATCTCCAGTTCAGCAAGATTTCAAGGGTTCTTCAAAAGGACTACAATCTTTGTTATTATTATCCAATCATGTATCATCAGGCTCCTTCATGGTTTAGAGACAAGATTGCTCCCAAAAGAAATGTTGTTATTTGTTCTGTGTGTCCAATGGATAAAAGCGGATATTTTAATATCGGGCCCCATAACTCAGCGTCATTGGCTGCAATGGAAGAATCTGATTATGTAATTGTTGAAGTTAATAAAAACATGCCTGTATCCCTTGGGGGAGCAGAAGAATCAGTTCATATTTCAGAAGTGGATTTCATTGTTGAAGCTCCAGCAGATCTTACTCTTGTTGATCTTCCTGTTCCAGAGGCTTCAGATGCTGACAGAAAAATTGCAGAGCATATAGTTGGATTTATTAAAGACGGCTCTTGTATTCAGCTTGGAATAGGTGCAATGCCAAGTGTTGTTGGAAAAATAATAGCTGAATCAGATCTTAAAAATCTTGGCGGACATACAGAAATGCTTTCTGATGCCTATGTTGACATGATTGAGTCGGGAAGAATGAACGGCAAGATGAAAAAATTTGATAAAAACAGAGTTCCCTATACTTTTGCACTTGGAAGTAAAAGACTTTATGATTTTATTGATAATAACCCGGCAGCAGCTTCATATCCTGTAAATTATACAAATGATCCCAGAATTATTGCAGAACTCGATGATTTTGTTTCAATAAACAATGCCCTTCAGGTTGACCTTTATTCCCAGGTTAATGCTGAAAGTCTTGGAATAAGCCAGGTTTCAGGAAACGGTGGAATGTGGGACTTTGTAATTGGAGCTCAATGGTCTAAAAACGGAAAAAGCTTTATCTGTCTTACTTCAACATTTAAAAATTCCAAGGGTGAAGAAAAATCAAGAATTTTGCCTGTTTTTGAACCAGGTTCAATAGTTACAATTCCAAGACATCAGGTAGACTATATTGTAACAGAATTTGGAGCGGTTCAGGTAAGAGCCCAGTCTACATGGAAAAGAGCGGAACTTGTCATAAGCATAGCTCATCCTGATTTCAGGGAAGACCTTATCAAGGAAGCTGAAAAAATGAAGATCTGGAGAAATTCAAATAAAAAGTAA
- the aspA gene encoding aspartate ammonia-lyase, with protein sequence MSTKTRIEKDFLGEKEIPSDAYYGVQTLRAQENFKITGIPISSEPRMIEALGFVKKATALANMDLEVLPREIGTAICSACDEVIAGKLNDQFVVDVIQGGAGTSTIMNANEVIANRAIEILGGNKGEYNLVHPNNHVNCSQSTNDAYPTSLRIALVRIIPDLMESLQSLSKAFSEKGEEFSNILKLGRTQMQDAVPMTLGREFKAFAKAIGEDVAQLENVGKLFLEINIGATAIGSGLNTPSGYKELTVGYLSELTGLELKSSEDLFEATWDTGDYVQLSGVLKRISVKLSKICNDLRLLSSGPRAGFNEINLPKMQPGSSIMPGKVNPVIPEVVNQIAFQVIGMDLTVTLAAESGQLQLNAMEPVMAFDLFSMLDMLKKGCSVLEERCVKGITANAQNCRDHVFNSTSIVTALNPIIGYEAAASIVSDLLKTNKSVKELVIERNLVSAEVLDEIFSTENLMNPKFFK encoded by the coding sequence ATGAGCACAAAAACAAGAATAGAAAAAGATTTTCTCGGGGAAAAAGAAATACCGTCAGATGCATATTACGGGGTTCAAACACTGAGGGCCCAGGAAAATTTTAAAATAACAGGGATCCCAATTAGTTCTGAGCCCAGGATGATTGAAGCACTAGGTTTTGTAAAAAAGGCGACTGCATTGGCAAATATGGATTTGGAAGTGCTTCCCAGGGAAATAGGAACTGCAATTTGTTCTGCTTGCGATGAAGTAATAGCTGGAAAATTAAATGATCAATTTGTAGTTGACGTAATCCAGGGGGGTGCAGGAACCTCAACTATAATGAACGCTAACGAGGTGATTGCTAATCGTGCCATTGAAATTTTAGGCGGAAATAAGGGTGAATATAATCTTGTACATCCAAATAACCATGTAAATTGCTCCCAGTCTACAAACGATGCTTACCCTACATCATTAAGAATTGCTTTGGTAAGGATCATTCCTGATCTTATGGAGTCTCTTCAGTCACTATCAAAGGCGTTTAGTGAAAAAGGTGAAGAGTTTTCCAATATTTTAAAACTTGGGCGGACCCAGATGCAGGATGCAGTTCCAATGACATTGGGCCGTGAATTTAAAGCATTTGCTAAAGCCATTGGCGAAGATGTTGCTCAATTGGAAAATGTTGGGAAACTTTTTTTAGAAATTAATATAGGGGCTACTGCCATAGGCTCTGGTTTAAATACTCCCTCAGGATATAAAGAATTGACAGTTGGCTATCTAAGTGAGCTGACCGGGTTGGAACTTAAGTCAAGCGAGGATCTTTTTGAAGCAACCTGGGATACAGGTGATTATGTTCAATTGTCCGGGGTTTTAAAGCGAATTTCGGTTAAGTTGTCAAAAATTTGTAATGATCTAAGGCTTCTTTCATCTGGTCCCCGTGCCGGGTTTAATGAAATTAATCTTCCCAAAATGCAGCCTGGTTCTTCAATTATGCCTGGAAAGGTAAATCCTGTTATTCCTGAAGTGGTAAATCAGATTGCATTCCAGGTTATTGGAATGGATTTAACAGTGACCCTTGCAGCAGAATCAGGACAGCTTCAGCTTAATGCAATGGAACCTGTGATGGCTTTTGACTTGTTTTCCATGCTTGATATGCTGAAAAAAGGTTGTTCTGTACTTGAAGAGCGCTGTGTTAAAGGGATAACTGCCAATGCTCAAAATTGCCGGGATCATGTTTTTAACAGCACAAGTATTGTAACAGCACTTAACCCTATTATTGGTTATGAAGCTGCTGCTTCAATTGTCAGTGATTTGTTGAAAACCAACAAAAGCGTTAAAGAGCTGGTGATTGAAAGAAATCTTGTATCAGCAGAAGTTTTGGATGAAATCTTTTCAACAGAAAACCTTATGAATCCAAAGTTTTTCAAATAG